A region from the Triticum aestivum cultivar Chinese Spring chromosome 3D, IWGSC CS RefSeq v2.1, whole genome shotgun sequence genome encodes:
- the LOC123078890 gene encoding ABC transporter B family member 4 translates to MDAAAKGRDGEEKKEGGHGKRVSFTGMFRYADRTDQLLMLVGTLAALANGVSQPLMTVIFGDMIDAFGGATSDNVLHRVNKAVLSFVYLGIGTAVVSFLQVACWTITGERQATRVRSLYLKSVLRQDISFFDVEMTTGQIVSRMSGDTVLVQDAIGEKVGKFLQLVATFIGGFVVAFVKGWLLSLVMLACIPPVVIAGGAVAKVLSTISSKGQESYSDAANVVEQTIGSIKTVASFNGEKQAIGDYNKLINKAYKTTVKEGLANGFGMGSVFFIFFSSYGLAIWYGGKLILTKGYTGGEVISILFAIMTGAMSLGNATPCMTAFAEGQSAAHRLFTTIKRKPEIDPDDKTGRQLEDIKGDVELRDVYFSYPARPEQLIFDGFSLHVSSGTTMAIVGESGSGKSTVISLVERFYDPQAGEVLIDGINIKSLQLDSVRGKIGLVSQEPLLFMTSIKDNITYGKEGATIEEIKRAAELSNAANFIDKLPNGYDTMVGQRGAQLSGGQKQRIAIARAIIKNPKILLLDEATSALDVESERIVQEALNRIMVDRTTLVVAHRLTTVRNADCISVVQQGKIVEQGPHDELVVNPDGAYSQLIRLQEHNEEEQKVDHRRLDPRSKSTSLSLKRSISRGSAGNSSRNSFNLSFGLPGAVELPEGNDTHGENHTEQDGEVPKKAPMGRLALLNKPEVLIILLGSLAAAVHGVLFPMFGVMISSAIKTFYEPPDKLRKDSSFWGLMCVVLGIISIISIPAELFLFGIAGGKLIERIRAMSFRSIVHQEVAWFDDPKNSSGALGARLSVDALNVRRLVGDNLALTVQIISTLITGFVIAMIADWKLSLIILCVIPLVGLQGYAQVKFLKGFSQDAKMMYEDASQVATDAISSIRTVASFCSEKRITRIYDDKCEASMSQGVRTGVVGGIGFGFSFLMLYLTYGLCFYVGAQFVRHGQSSFGDVFKVFFALVLATIGVSQTSAMATDSTKAKDSAISIFALLDRKSEIDSSRNEGLTLDEVKGNIDFQHVSFKYPTRPDIQIFSDFTLHIPSGKTVALVGESGSGKSTVIGLLERFYNPDSGTISLDGVEIKSLNINWLRDQTGLVSQEPVLFNDTIRANIAYGKDGEVTEEELIAAAKASNAHEFISSLPQGYDTTVGERGIQLSGGQKQRVAIARAILKDPKILLLDEATSALDAESERIVQDALDNVMVGRTTVVVAHRLSTIKGADIIAVLKDGAIVEKGRHEVLMNIKDGVYASLVELRSASS, encoded by the exons AGGTGGCATGCTGGACAATTACTGGAGAAAGGCAGGCCACACGCGTTCGATCTCTATACCTCAAATCTGTCTTGAGACAGGATATATCATTCTTTGACGTAGAAATGACAACTGGGCAGATAGTTTCAAGAATGTCTGGTGATACTGTGCTAGTTCAGGATGCTATTGGTGAGAAG GTTGGCAAGTTCTTACAACTTGTGGCTACTTTCATAGGCGGTTTCGTGGTAGCTTTTGTGAAAGGATGGCTTCTATCTCTTGTCATGTTGGCATGCATACCTCCAGTTGTAattgcaggaggagcagtggcaaAAGTGTTATCTACAATCTCTAGCAAAGGTCAAGAATCATACAGTGATGCAGCGAATGTTGTTGAACAGACAATTGGATCCATAAAAACA GTTGCCTCTTTCAATGGGGAGAAACAGGCCATCGGAGATTACAATAAACTCATAAACAAAGCATACAAGACAACTGTCAAGGAAGGACTTGCCAATGGTTTTGGCATGGGTTCTGTTTTCTTCATATTCTTCTCTAGCTATGGCTTAGCCATATGGTACGGTGGAAAGTTGATACTTACCAAAGGATACACAGGCGGAGAAGTCATCAGTATCTTGTTCGCTATCATGACTGGGGCAAT GTCTTTAGGTAATGCAACCCCTTGTATGACAGCCTTTGCAGAGGGACAATCTGCAGCACACAGATTGTTCACAACAATCAAGAGGAAACCAGAGATTGATCCTGATGACAAGACTGGTAGGCAGTTAGAAGATATCAAGGGTGATGTTGAGCTGAGAGATGTGTATTTCAGCTACCCAGCAAGGCCTGAGCAACTGATATTTGATGGATTCTCCTTGCATGTGTCTAGTGGCACTACAATGGCTATAGTTGGGGAGAGTGGAAGTGGCAAGTCAACTGTGATTAGTCTTGTAGAGAGATTCTATGATCCGCAGGCTGGTGAAGTTTTGATTGATGGGATCAATATCAAGAGTTTACAGCTTGATTCAGTAAGAGGGAAAATTGGTCTTGTTAGCCAAGAGCCCTTGCTCTTTATGACCTCAATTAAAGATAACATTACATATGGCAAAGAAGGCGCAACAATTGAGGAGATCAAGAGAGCCGCTGAGCTCTCCAATGCAGCAAATTTCATTGATAAGTTGCCCAAT GGTTATGATACAATGGTTGGCCAACGCGGTGCTCAGCTTTCAGGGGGGCAAAAGCAAAGGATCGCAATTGCAAGAGCAATCATTAAAAACCCCAAAATACTTTTGTTAGATGAAGCTACTAGTGCATTGGATGTGGAGTCGGAGAGGATAGTTCAGGAGGCACTGAATAGGATCATGGTGGACAGAACGACGCTTGTAGTTGCTCATCGTCTAACTACTGTCAGGAATGCTGATTGCATATCAGTTGTTCAACAAGGAAAGATAGTTGAACAAG GTCCCCACGATGAATTGGTAGTAAACCCAGATGGTGCATACTCTCAACTAATTAGGCTTCAAGAACACAATGAAGAAGAGCAGAAAGTAGACCATAGAAGATTGGATCCGAGGTCTAAAAGTACAAGCTTGTCATTGAAGCGATCGATTAGCAGAGGTTCTGCAGGGAATAGTAGTAGGAATTCTTTCAACCTCTCCTTTGGGCTTCCTGGCGCAGTTGAATTGCCTGAAGGAAATGATACACATGGGGAGAATCATACAGAGCAGGATGGTGAGGTTCCAAAGAAAGCTCCTATGGGACGGCTGGCACTTCTTAATAAACCAGAGGTACTTATTATTCTGTTAGGATCCCTAGCTGCAGCAGTTCACGGAGTGCTTTTCCCAATGTTCGGCGTGATGATTTCCAGTGCCATTAAAACTTTCTATGAGCCACCAGATAAACTCAGAAAGGATTCTAGCTTTTGGGGTTTGATGTGTGTGGTGCTGGGTATCATTTCGATAATCTCAATACCCGCAGAGCTCTTCTTGTTTGGAATAGCTGGAGGGAAGCTTATAGAGCGTATCCGTGCTATGTCATTTCGAAGCATTGTGCACCAAGAAGTCGCTTGGTTTGATGATCCTAAAAATTCCAG CGGAGCACTTGGTGCACGACTGTCAGTTGATGCTTTGAATGTACGGCGTTTAGTGGGAGATAACTTGGCCTTAACGGTTCAGATTATCTCTACACTTATCACAGGGTTTGTCATTGCTATGATAGCTGACTGGAAGCTCTCTTTGATCATCCTCTGCGTGATTCCATTAGTGGGCCTTCAAGGTTATGCCCAAGTGAAGTTCTTGAAGGGTTTCAGTCAAGATGCCAAG ATGATGTATGAAGACGCGAGTCAAGTGGCCACTGATGCAATTAGTAGTATTAGGACCGTAGCTTCATTTTGTTCTGAGAAAAGAATTACAAGAATATATGATGATAAATGTGAAGCCTCAATGAGTCAAGGAGTCAGAACAGGAGTAGTTGGAGGCATCGGATTTGGTTTCTCATTCTTGATGCTGTACCTTACGTATGgtctttgtttctatgttggagcACAATTTGTGCGCCATGGCCAATCAAGTTTTGGTGACGTTTTCAAG GTTTTCTTTGCACTGGTTTTAGCAACTATTGGAGTATCTCAAACAAGTGCAATGGCCACCGATTCAACAAAAGCAAAAGATTCAGCTATTTCCATATTTGCTTTATTGGACCGAAAGTCTGAAATAGACTCAAGCCGCAATGAGGGTTTGACATTAGATGAGGTCAAGGGCAACATCGATTTCCAGCATGTCAGCTTCAAGTACCCAACCCGCCCAGATATTCAGATCTTCAGTGACTTTACCCTGCACATTCCCTCTGGCAAG ACTGTTGCCCTTGTTGGAGAGAGTGGTAGCGGCAAGTCAACGGTAATTGGACTGTTGGAGCGATTCTACAATCCTGATTCAGGCACCATCTCATTGGATGGAGTGGAAATCAAGAGCTTAAACATCAATTGGTTGAGGGACCAAACGGGACTTGTGAGCCAAGAGCCTGTACTCTTCAATGATACAATCCGTGCCAACATAGCCTATGGTAAGGATGGGGAAGTTACTGAGGAGGAGCTAATTGCAGCTGCAAAGGCATCCAATGCGCATGAGTTCATATCAAGCCTTCCCCAAGGATATGACACCACAGTTGGGGAGAGGGGGATACAGCTGTCGGGTGGCCAGAAGCAGCGGGTGGCAATTGCAAGGGCCATACTGAAGGACCCCAAGATACTACTACTTGATGAGGCGACTAGTGCCTTGGATGCCGAGTCCGAGCGAATTGTGCAGGATGCATTAGACAATGTGATGGTCGGCAGGACCACGGTTGTTGTGGCTCACCGCCTCTCGACGATCAAAGGTGCTGATATCATTGCGGTTCTCAAGGATGGTGCAATAGTTGAGAAAGGAAGGCACGAGGTGCTGATGAACATAAAAGATGGTGTGTACGCTTCACTAGTAGAACTTCGATCAGCGTCATCATAA